One region of Triticum aestivum cultivar Chinese Spring chromosome 6B, IWGSC CS RefSeq v2.1, whole genome shotgun sequence genomic DNA includes:
- the LOC123138712 gene encoding uncharacterized protein, with translation MDIVPGTSSSDVVGAPDVASTYPVCCTQDPNYHNNRLWNYPDGHPLLEETPSFDLGIVTPPCNKSKGPSMVSIATMRDITRRDLFGAGDFGMCTPGSANLVTPATPFHISSASLEATQQRQIVHNVSPVSCTRSVATGLLDFREEVEADCVNLNKPVGEHSLSAPPPKRRVVPGPAGRSPFVMQYRLSERASGNATHLYLVFSQMSGAVLSKESSRIVALHYARQWMGTKLQRTLSPIGDEFDQSRMILLYEVLGLAGNIGQLPAKFKVCQTDC, from the exons ATGGACATTGTACCAGGGACATCATCCTCCGACGTCGTCGGGGCTCCGGATGTTGCGTCAACATACCCGGTTTGCTGCACTCAAGACCCTAATTATCACAACAACCGCCTGTGGAACTATCCCGATGGACACCCACTTCTTGAGGAGACGCCGTCATTCGACTTAGGCATCGTCACTCCGCCTTGCAACAAGTCGAAAGGTCCCAGCATGGTTAGCATTGCTACCATGAGGGACATCACAAGGAGAGACCTTTTCGGGGCAGGTGACTTTGGAATGTGTACTCCAG GGTCTGCTAACCTCGTCACACCAGCAACGCCTTTCCACATATCCAGTGCAAGTCTAGAGGCAACTCAACAACGGCAGATCGTGCACAACGTTTCCCCGGTTAGTTGCACAAGGTCTGTAGCCACTGGACTCTTGGACTTCAGGGAAGAGGTGGAGGCAGACTGTGTCAACCTCAACAAGCCAGTAGGGGAACATTCGCTATCTGCGCCGCCACCGAAAAGGAGAGTGGTCCCCGGACCTGCTGGACGATCGCCATTTGTGATGCAGTACCGTCTGTCTGAAAGGGCGTCGGGGAACGCCACCCACTTATATCTAGTTTTTTCGCAGATGAGCGGTGCAGTGTTAAGCAA GGAATCCAGCAGGATCGTCGCCCTACATTACGCAAGGCAGTGGATGGGGACAAAGCTACAGCGGACATTGTCTCCG ATAGGGGATGAGTTCGACCAATCTAGGATGATCCTGCTTTATGAAGTTTTGGGCCTGGCTGGCAACATCGGGCAACTTCCTGCGAAATTCAAAGTATGCCAGACAGATTGCTGA
- the LOC123133278 gene encoding uncharacterized protein isoform X2 — protein sequence MKFFLTIAFLGCRMDGYGIPASGPRPPGWFDDACSEPEEEEGIGFPAGGGVAESESDEEDQHQRNGKAPAISSRCSVKKLHDLLASFDEEKRQYVVEMDFGGLLELPKITRTDRHLLMSILGHVDEEASCITIDHKRDVQFYDEDVHTVLGIPCGAAPVRDPGHHVSEEVLAQIRAMFGIGPGEHNILPIVEAVKMTYGCRMTAQEKNKFKVGLVICACTYLLAPTLKNDYFCTNYWGALATPDLINMHNWCRYTREELLVAAKRVKADLLGGRQKSNLSGCLPFIQVFYIDNLDAAENNIDHTVRPRIKAYNYALMKTIIQKDVKSRKGDYPVVYGRLLPRAETEVC from the exons ATGAAATTTTTTCTTACGATCGCATTTCTTGGGTGCAGGATGGATGGATATGGGATCCCCGCTTCCGGGCCGAGACCACCGGGATGGTTCGACGATGCATGCTCTGAACCGGAAGAAGAGGAAGGGATCGGTTTTCCTGCTGGAGGTGGCGTTGCAGAGTCAGAATCAGACGAAGAAGATCAGCACCAGCGCAATGGGAAAGCACCTGCAATCAGCTCCAGGTGCAGTGTTAAGAAGCTTCATGATTTGCTAGCATCTTTTGACGAGGAAAAAAGACAATATGTCGTCGAGATGGATTTCGGGGGGCTGCTAGAGCTACCAAAGATAACCAGGACAGATAGGCATTTGTTAATGTCTATCCTAGGTCATGTAGACGAGGAAGCAAGTTGTATCACGATAGATCACAAGCGCGACGTGCAGTTCTATGACGAAGATGTTCATACTGTCCTTGGCATACCGTGTGGAGCTGCGCCTGTTAGGGATCCAGGGCATCATGTTTCGGAGGAGGTGCTCGCGCAGATCAGAGCCATGTTTGGTATCGGACCGGGGGAGCACAACATTTTGCCAATTGTTGAAGCTGTGAAGATGACATACGGCTGCCGAATGACTGCTCAGGAGAAGAACAAGTTCAAAGTGGGGCTGGTGATATGCGCATGCACATACCTCCTTGCTCCAACACTGAAGAACGACTACTTCTGCACCAATTACTGGGGTGCATTGGCCACACCTGACCTCATAAATATGCACAACTGGTGCAGATACACACGAGAAGAGCTGCTAGTTGCGGCTAAAAGGGTGAAGGCAGATCTCTTAGGAGGGCGTCAGAAGTCAAACCTATCTGGGTGCCTGCCTTTTATTCAG GTCTTCTATATTGATAACCTAGACGCTGCAGAGAACAACATCGACCACACTGTACGGCCTAGGATAAAAGCGTACAACTACGCCCTTATGAAAACAATCATTCAGAAGGATGTGAAGTCGCGCAAGGGAGATTACCCTGTTGTGTACGGCAGGCTGCTG CCAAGGGCGGAAACAGAGGTATGTTAG
- the LOC123133278 gene encoding uncharacterized protein isoform X1, with amino-acid sequence MKFFLTIAFLGCRMDGYGIPASGPRPPGWFDDACSEPEEEEGIGFPAGGGVAESESDEEDQHQRNGKAPAISSRCSVKKLHDLLASFDEEKRQYVVEMDFGGLLELPKITRTDRHLLMSILGHVDEEASCITIDHKRDVQFYDEDVHTVLGIPCGAAPVRDPGHHVSEEVLAQIRAMFGIGPGEHNILPIVEAVKMTYGCRMTAQEKNKFKVGLVICACTYLLAPTLKNDYFCTNYWGALATPDLINMHNWCRYTREELLVAAKRVKADLLGGRQKSNLSGCLPFIQVFYIDNLDAAENNIDHTVRPRIKAYNYALMKTIIQKDVKSRKGDYPVVYGRLLVNVLTMHVPNTHALC; translated from the exons ATGAAATTTTTTCTTACGATCGCATTTCTTGGGTGCAGGATGGATGGATATGGGATCCCCGCTTCCGGGCCGAGACCACCGGGATGGTTCGACGATGCATGCTCTGAACCGGAAGAAGAGGAAGGGATCGGTTTTCCTGCTGGAGGTGGCGTTGCAGAGTCAGAATCAGACGAAGAAGATCAGCACCAGCGCAATGGGAAAGCACCTGCAATCAGCTCCAGGTGCAGTGTTAAGAAGCTTCATGATTTGCTAGCATCTTTTGACGAGGAAAAAAGACAATATGTCGTCGAGATGGATTTCGGGGGGCTGCTAGAGCTACCAAAGATAACCAGGACAGATAGGCATTTGTTAATGTCTATCCTAGGTCATGTAGACGAGGAAGCAAGTTGTATCACGATAGATCACAAGCGCGACGTGCAGTTCTATGACGAAGATGTTCATACTGTCCTTGGCATACCGTGTGGAGCTGCGCCTGTTAGGGATCCAGGGCATCATGTTTCGGAGGAGGTGCTCGCGCAGATCAGAGCCATGTTTGGTATCGGACCGGGGGAGCACAACATTTTGCCAATTGTTGAAGCTGTGAAGATGACATACGGCTGCCGAATGACTGCTCAGGAGAAGAACAAGTTCAAAGTGGGGCTGGTGATATGCGCATGCACATACCTCCTTGCTCCAACACTGAAGAACGACTACTTCTGCACCAATTACTGGGGTGCATTGGCCACACCTGACCTCATAAATATGCACAACTGGTGCAGATACACACGAGAAGAGCTGCTAGTTGCGGCTAAAAGGGTGAAGGCAGATCTCTTAGGAGGGCGTCAGAAGTCAAACCTATCTGGGTGCCTGCCTTTTATTCAG GTCTTCTATATTGATAACCTAGACGCTGCAGAGAACAACATCGACCACACTGTACGGCCTAGGATAAAAGCGTACAACTACGCCCTTATGAAAACAATCATTCAGAAGGATGTGAAGTCGCGCAAGGGAGATTACCCTGTTGTGTACGGCAGGCTGCTGGTGAACGTTCTAACTATGCATGTTCCTAACACCCACGCCTTGTGCTAA